The sequence CTCACCAGTCCGCCCCGGCGGGACGGGCAGACCGTATGACCCCTCCACGACGACAACGGCGCGCGCCGAACCCGCCGACCACCCCGCCGCCGTCCCCGTCCTCGCCGCGGTTGCGGCCGCCTCCGTACGCCGATCCGGCGGACGGCCGTACCCCGCACGGCCCGGCGGACGGCCGTACCCCGCACGGCCCGGCGGACGGCCGGTCCCCGCACGGCGCCGCGGCCGGCGCGCACGCGCCCGCGGCCGCCGGCGGACCGCCCGCGCACGGCACCCCGGACGGCCAGCCCCCGCCCCGCAACCCCGAGCGGCTCTACGCCGTCACCGGGACCGCCGACGGCGGCCGCGCCGAACTCGACCTCGTGACCCTGATCGTGGCCCGCCGGACCCCGCCGCCCGGTGCCTCGCCGGAGCACACGGCGGTGCTCGACCTGTGCGCCGCCCCGCTGTCCCTGGCCGAGCTGTCGGCCTACCTCACCCTGCCGTTCAGCGCGATGACCGTACTGATCACGGAGATGATCACGGCCGAACTGGTGCAGGCGCGCGCCCCGGCCACCCGCCGCACGGCCCCCGACCGTTCCCTCCTCGAAGCGGTGATGCATGGACTTCAAAGGCTCTGACACGATCCCCGGACCGCGCACCGCGGACCAGCTGCCGCACACGGCCCAGGCCGCGGTGAAGATCGTGATCGTGGGCGGCTTCGGCGTCGGCAAGACCACCATGGTCGGCTCCGTCAGCGAGATCAAACCGCTGACCACCGAGGAGACCATGACCCAGGCCGGCATCGGGATCGACGACAACTACGGCTCCGAGTCCAAGACCGCCACCACCGTCGCCATGGACTTCGGCCGGATCAGCATCACCGACAAACTGGTGCTCTACCTCTTCGGCACCCCGGGCCAGGAGCGCTTCTGGTTCCTGTGGAACGGCCTGTTCGAGGGCGCGCTCGGTGCGGTCGTGCTCGTCGACACCCGGCGCCTGGAGGTCAGCTTCGACGTCATGGGCCGCCTGGAGGAACGCGGCGTGCCCTTCGTGGTCGCCGTCAACTCCTTCCCGGACGCGCCCCGTTACCCCGTCGAGGAACTGCGCACCGCGCTCGATCTGACCCCCGAGATCCCGATCGTCGAATGCGATGTGCGCCGCCGCGCCTCCAGCAAGGACGTGCTGCTCACCCTGATGCGGTTCCTGCACTCGCTCGCCCTCTCCGGCGCCCTCACCTGACTCACCCGCACTCCTTATTTCCGTTCCGGAGCGATCACTGTGACGCCTGAACACCAGCCTCCGACCGGCACCTCGGCCACCGGCACCCACGACCCCCTGTTCGGCCCGCCACCCGGCTGCCCCGCACACGGCCTCGGACCCGGGGGACTGCACCGGCTCTACGGCGCGGGCGCGGAGGACCTGGACGACCTCTACGAACGGCTGCGCGAACAGTACGGCCCGGTCGCCCCCGTACTGCTGCACGACGACGTACCGATGTGGGTGGTGCTCGGGCACGCCGAGAACCTCCAGGTGGTGCGCAGCCCCTCGCAGTACACCCGCGACAGCCGCATCTGGGCCCCGCTCCTGGACGGCCGGGTCAAACAGGACCACCCGCTGATGCCGCACATCGCCTGGCAGCCCATCTGCTCCCATGCCGAGGGCGACGAACACCTGCGGCTGCGCAACGCCGTCACCTCCGCCATGGCCACCATCGACCACCGCAGTGTCCGCCGGCACATCGGCGGCCACACCCAGCACCTGGTCAACGGGTTCTGCGAACGGGGCCGCGCCGACCTCGTCGCGCAGTTCGCCGAGCATCTGCCGATGGCGGTGCTGTGCGAGATCCTCGGCATGCCCGAGGAGTACAACGACCGGATGGTGCAGGCCGCCCGGGACGCCCTCAAGGGCACCGAGACCGCCATCCAGAGCCACGCCTACGTCATGGACGCGCTGAACCGGCTCACCCTGCGCCGCCGCGCCCAGCCCGAGGACGACTTCACCAGCCACCTCGTCATGCACGAGGCCCGGCTCAGCGACGACGAGGTCCGCGAACACCTGCGGCTCGTCCTGTTCGCCGCCTACGAGGCCACCGCCAACCTGCTCGCCAACGCGCTGCGCATGGTCCTGACCGAACCCGGGTTCCGGGCCCGGCTCAACGGCGGGCAGATGACCGTGCCGGAGGCGATCGAGCAGTCCCTGTGGGACGAGCCGCCCTTCAGCACCGTCTTCGGCTACTACGCCAAGCAGGACACCGAGCTGGGCGGGCAGCGCATCGCCAAGGGCGACGGGATCCTGTTCGCGCCCGCGCCGGGCAACATCGACCCGCGGGTACGGCCCGACCTGGCCGCGAGCATGCAGGGCAACCGCTCCCACCTCGCCTTCGGCGGCGGCCCGCACGAGTGCCCGGGGCAGGACATCGGGCGCGCCATCGCCGACGTCGGCGTCGACGCCCTGCTGACCCGGCTGCCGGACGTCCAGCTGGCCTGCGCCGAGGACGATCTGCGCTGGCGCTCCTCCATCGCCTCCCGGCACCTGGTGTCGCTGCCGGTCAGGTTCGAACCCAAGCCGCAGCAGGACACCGACATGCCGCCCCGCGCCTACGCGGGCCCCGGCCTGCCCCCCGATCTGCGGCTGCCCGCCCAGCGCCGGGAGTCGCAGGGCGCCGCGCTCCCCGCGGCCGTACCGCCGCCCCGGCCCGCGCCGCTGCCGCCGATGCCGGTCGGCGCCCCGGCGCGGGGGCCCTGGCAGCGGCTGCTGCGCTGGTGGCGCGGCGAGTGAGCGGTCCGGGTCAGCCCGCCGCCCACTCGGGGTAGGAGGCCCAGGCCAGCAGGGTGCGCCCGCTGGTGAAGGCGTGCTCGGCGCCGGTGACCGGATCGGTGAACTCCAGCCTCCGTGCGAGCAGTTGCAGGGGGCGGCGGAAGTCACCGGCCGGCACCGGGGGGAGCACCCGCGGATAGAGCGGGTCGCCGAGGATGGGCACGCCGAGCGCGCTCAGATGCACCCGCAGCTGATGGGTCTGCCCGGTGCGCGGGAGCAGCCGGTAGCGGCCGAGCCCGTCCCGCCGGTCCACCAGCTCCACCCGGG is a genomic window of Streptomyces sp. WP-1 containing:
- a CDS encoding ATP/GTP-binding protein, which encodes MDFKGSDTIPGPRTADQLPHTAQAAVKIVIVGGFGVGKTTMVGSVSEIKPLTTEETMTQAGIGIDDNYGSESKTATTVAMDFGRISITDKLVLYLFGTPGQERFWFLWNGLFEGALGAVVLVDTRRLEVSFDVMGRLEERGVPFVVAVNSFPDAPRYPVEELRTALDLTPEIPIVECDVRRRASSKDVLLTLMRFLHSLALSGALT
- a CDS encoding cytochrome P450: MTPEHQPPTGTSATGTHDPLFGPPPGCPAHGLGPGGLHRLYGAGAEDLDDLYERLREQYGPVAPVLLHDDVPMWVVLGHAENLQVVRSPSQYTRDSRIWAPLLDGRVKQDHPLMPHIAWQPICSHAEGDEHLRLRNAVTSAMATIDHRSVRRHIGGHTQHLVNGFCERGRADLVAQFAEHLPMAVLCEILGMPEEYNDRMVQAARDALKGTETAIQSHAYVMDALNRLTLRRRAQPEDDFTSHLVMHEARLSDDEVREHLRLVLFAAYEATANLLANALRMVLTEPGFRARLNGGQMTVPEAIEQSLWDEPPFSTVFGYYAKQDTELGGQRIAKGDGILFAPAPGNIDPRVRPDLAASMQGNRSHLAFGGGPHECPGQDIGRAIADVGVDALLTRLPDVQLACAEDDLRWRSSIASRHLVSLPVRFEPKPQQDTDMPPRAYAGPGLPPDLRLPAQRRESQGAALPAAVPPPRPAPLPPMPVGAPARGPWQRLLRWWRGE